GAATCACTACCCACAGGAGGCAAAGAGAAGTGAAAAAGGGGATCCTTGCAATAGCCGTCCTGGCGCTCTGCATCGGCATCGCACCGGCCCTCGTAGCGGGGGCCGGCCCCGCGTCCGGGGCGCCGTCTGCCGGCGGGAAGATGCCGCAGAAGGTCGTCCTGGGAAGCATCTCCCGGCTGTACGAGCCGGTGCAGTTCAACCACGCCTCCCACGTGTCCAACGCCGGGGGGTGCGCCGACTGCCATCATCAGCACGGACACGAGGCGTCCGTTTCGTGCGCGGAGTGCCACTCCATCGACTCCGCCGCATTCAAGAGGAACGTAAAGCTCGCCAAGCTGCGGCCGTGCCGGGATTGCCACTCAGCCGCTTATAAAATCGACAACCCTGGGCGGCCTACGCTTCAGGTTGCGTATCACCGCGCCTGCTTCAAGTGCCACCGGGGCGACGTGGG
The nucleotide sequence above comes from Deltaproteobacteria bacterium. Encoded proteins:
- a CDS encoding cytochrome c3 family protein — translated: MKKGILAIAVLALCIGIAPALVAGAGPASGAPSAGGKMPQKVVLGSISRLYEPVQFNHASHVSNAGGCADCHHQHGHEASVSCAECHSIDSAAFKRNVKLAKLRPCRDCHSAAYKIDNPGRPTLQVAYHRACFKCHRGDVGSVGKDPKGCVEMCHDPKAQAKLDRKP